Genomic segment of Eupeodes corollae chromosome 2, idEupCoro1.1, whole genome shotgun sequence:
aaattaacttagcaaaaaaactaacgaaaactaataaaatggacaattttcaagaagaaatggtaagaaaacaacTGGAAATTGATATTccataaaaaaagttcaattaacaattgcttcaaggagggggtttgttcgtagactacataaacatgtggtgttgaagcgagcttaaaGATCTCCTTAATTCTCTATATATCTGGATCgaattgaaatgagcttgatttgactcgattcccgtTAGacatcggagtcgagtcaaaatttgagaagaaaaacctcTGTAGAGGAGTTGGtttaacagataatgcattatggtctgtttcaAATAGCATGTTTGTgtgcaaaaaatatagttttgtttaaatcaaattacaaaaaaaattggacaTGGAGTAgttagcatattcttatatggtgctgaactattcagttcttcattgtttaagaCGAATCAAACTAAATTGCACTTGATAAGAAACATCGGAACACCATTTGCATTAGAGAAAGTTCtgccaaacttatttatttttaaatcttcttgttcggtggaaacaccaaaaagatttatttaatctaaactaagaAAGATCTTTGGTGAAAAGCTTAATTATCTTTCCTATTATTTTCtgttgcaaaataagcccagttagtctattttcattaacaaaccTTAATAACATCAACaataacagattgatttgtttccccaatggaaaacatatacataattccaaatgcacaactactcaacgaacacagccatcgagatacaaatgcaatatcaattgtaccaacatttgaaaacgaaatcacataagatccatttgagactcgtataaatttcaaaaaacccatccatagtaagattctcctccaacttttatcggtgttattcatactatggatattgtttttgttattcgtgtaaaatccttctATACTATATATAGATTTTCCAACATAACACGGGTAATATTTGTGTGGCTTGAAAGTGTataagtatatgtattttcttaaaagtatGCGGTGCAGATTCAAGTGAATGTGAATTGACCATAATCATTAAACTTTTATGGTATGGAACTTTACTTTTGGTGGCACACAGGGTTTAACGTTCAAGCGCTATTGTAATCGTCTCAAGTCTTAGTACATCAAAATAAATTAGCTtatcgatttttttaagaaaatttttgaatacagaatcaaaaacttttcttgagttcataaaaatttgtttgtaataactgttttttttttaacagacacAATCatttcagatgtcaaaaatttaatcCCCCTACCCGAACCTAATGAAGATAAGTCTGCCATAGACGAAGATCTCGGAAATAATGAAATCCAGTATGAAGAATATGAAGAATTCGAAGAAAAAccatttcaaaatcttacaTCTGAAAACCTTGAAGGTATactttagttttgaaatatctaaAAGGTTTtacgttaaaattttaaaatatagttccAGAAGTTTGTTTTTCTGCATCACCAAAAAGTCCGTTaccaaaacctacaaaaaatacaattaaacttCATTCAAGATTTGGAAATTATTCAAGGAAAGGTCcagtaatcaaaaataaaagtaagtaaGATTAGGAACCAATTTGTGGCAATGTCATTGTAGTTGTTTTTATGGTGTTCACATTTGGAACTCATCATAAATTTATGTTCTGTCAAAATGAGTCATCTCAAAAAAGTAAAGTGTAAGCACTGAacggctgcgttcaatctcaaaCTGATAGGGTATCCGGTTCGGATACCTTATTGATAGTGTCTTACGTGTAAAAGAACAGCTGGAtagtgaaaattttatttcacaatgaTTTCGAAATATCAGTATTTATCCGACTTTTCTGAACTTCTTCAAAAGGGTATCTTAAAAcgattaaattttaatacatttgaAGTAAATCCTTGTTAATTAGAGTTTTGAATGTTTGAGACATTTttcgaaactatttttttaccatacaattataaaaatcataatATTTACATTTCTATTTTCACagataaacttaaaaaacaaaggtTTGTCGAAGAAGCGTTAAAAGATGCAAAATTAGAAAttgtaaatttacaaaaacaactcCTTCAACAAGAAATCAAAAAGGAGATAGCCCAAACGAAAGTATTTCAACAAGAATTAgatcataaaaaacaattccaGGAATTGGAAAGACAGCATTTAATACTTAAAATGCAATTGACTAGAGCAGAGATTGCCAATgctaaaaaatagtaaaaatgtgtgcaagaacttaaaatatttaaatgtactTAGTATTTAGAGTttcacaaaaaagaataaataaaaacaatttaatttaagaaaaaaagtttactgCAGTAAGAGGAAGTCACTTCTAAGGAAACTCCTTTTTTTGTGAATTCCTCGTCAAACTTAGAATGATTGCTGAATGTGACACTGTTTGCTGAGGATTTTTTTGTAGGGTGGTGATGTGAACCTTACTTGTTGAAAATTGAACTATGATTAACGGTgcattatgaaaacaaaaatatatttaaaagcaacgattaaaattacaatttacccttttattatatttacagTGTTGCCCAAAACATTAGCAACTAAAAATACCTTCATCTTTACgccattcaaaaataataactttaacaaatcatgttatattttttctaaaatttaatatcttgtgtatttacttttaaatagaCCAcaggagaaaatatttttcataacggttcattaaaaatgaaacaagtagtacaattaacaaaagtttttgttggtcaaaataagaacaaaattagtTGTTCTTATTAAAGGTGTTGGCAACAGGGCTGTCGTTTCACTTTTTGATCCTGCAGTACTTTCAGAAAAATATAGCAGTACGGGGCAGTAAACCAAATAAAACAggaaatttgtatacattttttttattatataataaaagattaaaaaaaatgcaacaagaattcagttttttagttaaattaagtAGGTACAttatgtttcaattttaaaacaaatacctTATGTATAAagcttacaatttaaaattaaattaaaggaaCAAGTTTTGACAaggcttttaaaatgttttacattttttttaaaacatatgtattagtattatttttaaaaacttatatatttttgattaggTACATACTAGCGCATTTATTAggatttttgaattctttaagaaaaaaataaaattgtactgCAAAACTCAGTAAattactatattttttatttcattaagttttcgaatatttttttaataaatttggtgAAGGTTGACATTGATGTGTGCTATAGTCACCTAACAAAGACTTTGCTGAAAGAATTCTTAAATTACATATTTAGGGTTAAGTTTTTGCAATTCATTAAGCACTAAGTCATCAAAATCCAACTGTTTCTTAATAGCTTTACAAAGACTTATATAATAATTCAAACAAttagatttaatttcaaaaacatttatactAGAATTATCGTTTGCTCTCATCAGTATTTCGGCTTTAGGGCCGATAtagatattttcaacattaaaatgaatatttgtatCATTGAAGTCAACGTCAATAGAGCGGtctattaaaatatttcgaTTGATGAAGTTTGACATAAGGTTTTTGTAGAAACCTTTTACAGTGCTCATTAAAGTATGAATTCTAGGATTTTCAGCTTGAAATTCCgtatttatttcgtttgctaGTCTTAGTACATAACtgaaataagttaaatatattttgtttgtgtcatTAAGTTCggaattaattgatttttcaattcagaATCCCCTTCGAAATCATTTGCATTTAGAATAGAAGAAATACATAATGTACGTATACATACTGCCTTAGATAtgtattaatttgattttattgatttcataTCAATATCTACGGAATTATTGGACAAATTTACGTCGTTTCTTCTGGCGACGACGCGACGCCAGCGGCTACAATACCGACCTCGAGGACGAAGGCTTCGACGACGGCTGCGACGATTGTAAATCATTGATTTCAGCTGCTTTCGTGGTTTTTTTCATCTCGATTATAAATCTAAgaattttcaatgaaatgtatcaagtaatatataaaatacaacGAAACTTACTTGTacatgatatttttattttaaatagatatAGGTCTAATCAGTTATAtatgagttttttttcgaaaaaattgcaAAACGATACAAACAATATGCAATGgacttgaaattgaaaatgataatgaagtttttgtatttaagtttacCGTTGCAGAAAATCCCAAAACATAAAGG
This window contains:
- the LOC129946918 gene encoding uncharacterized protein LOC129946918 isoform X1 — translated: MKKRVRSVNFTIPETELLISLIESKINIVESKKCDAITWQEKEFTWKTIETDFNNLNTSGEVYRDAKCLRLKFDSLKRDTRKKERIIQYERYNLGSYCGKNINTTHKFTDLEKRIKEMIVPSVPDSSPDSDHSQSDTIISDVKNLIPLPEPNEDKSAIDEDLGNNEIQYEEYEEFEEKPFQNLTSENLEVPEVCFSASPKSPLPKPTKNTIKLHSRFGNYSRKGPVIKNKNKLKKQRFVEEALKDAKLEIVNLQKQLLQQEIKKEIAQTKVFQQELDHKKQFQELERQHLILKMQLTRAEIANAKK
- the LOC129946918 gene encoding uncharacterized protein LOC129946918 isoform X2, whose amino-acid sequence is MKKRVRSVNFTIPETELLISLIESKINIVESKKCDAITWQEKEFTWKTIETDFNNLNTSGEVYRDAKCLRLKFDSLKRDTRKKERIIQYERYNLGSYCGKNINTTHKFTDLEKRIKEMIVPSVPDSSPDSDHSQSDVKNLIPLPEPNEDKSAIDEDLGNNEIQYEEYEEFEEKPFQNLTSENLEVPEVCFSASPKSPLPKPTKNTIKLHSRFGNYSRKGPVIKNKNKLKKQRFVEEALKDAKLEIVNLQKQLLQQEIKKEIAQTKVFQQELDHKKQFQELERQHLILKMQLTRAEIANAKK